CTGGGCCAGGGCGGGGCTCGCGGCCAGCAGGGCGACGGAGAGGGCGAGGGCGAGGGCGGAGCGCATCCACTCAGGTTCGACGGGCGACCGGTGGTGACCTCCCCGGTGCTCGTCCCGCCGACTATTGACAGAACAGATGTCAGATCAATAGGGTCGCCGCCGTGGCCGGCGTCGGCCAGGGGGAGTGGACGATGACGGACCAACGCGAGCCCTTCGAGGGCGAGATCGGGGTGACCCACGAGGACTCGACCCCGTGGTGGCCGACGCCGCCCCACCCGGGTGAAGACGCCCCCGACGTCATCGTGGTGCTCCTCGACGACCTCGGCTTCGGCCAGCTCGGCTGCTACGGCTCGACCATCGAGACCCCGAACATCGACCGCCTCGCCGCCGGGGGCCTCAAGTACACGAACTTCCACGTCACCCCGGTGTGCTCGCCGACGCGAGCCGCCCTGCTCACGGGCCGGAACAACCACGAGGTCGGGATGCGCTTCGTCTCGAACTTCTCCACCGGCTACCCGAACATGCGGGGCCACATCTCGCATCACGCGGCGACCGTGGCCGAGGTCCTGCGGGACGAGGGCTACACGACCTTCTGTGTCGGTAAGTGGCACCTGTGCCAGATGGAGGACGCCTCGCCCGCTGGGCCCTACGACCAGTGGCCGTGCCAGCGGGGGTTCGACCGCTTCTACGGGTTTCTCGAGGGGGAGACCGACCACTTCCACCCCGACCTGGTGTACGACAACCACGCGGTGGACCCCCCGTCGACCGCCGAGGAGGGCTACCACCTGAGCGAGGACCTGGTCGACCGGGCCATCGGCTTCGTCCACGACTCGGTCTCCGTCCGCCCCGACCGGCCCTACTTCTTGTACCTGTCCTTCGGCGCCACCCACGCACCCCACCAGGCTCCGCCCGAGTACCTCGAGAAGTACCGGGGTCGCTTCGACGAGGGCTGGGACGTCCTGCGGGAGCGGTGGTTCGAGCGCCAACAGGAGATGGGCCTGCTCCCGGAGGGCACCCAGCTGGCGCCCCGCAACCCCGGGGTCGAGCCGTGGGACGAGCTCCCGGGGAACCACCGGCTGCTCGCCGCCCGCCTCCAGGAGGCGTTCGCCGCGTTCCTCGACCACACCGACGCCCAGATCGGCCGGCTGCTCGACGACCTCGAGGCGCTCGGGCGGCTCGACGACACCCTGATCATCCTCCTGTCGGACAACGGCGCCAGCCAGGAGGGCGGGCCGTTCGGCGTCATGCACGAGATGAAGTTCTTCAACTTCATCCTCGAGACGCCCGACGAGGCGATCGCCCGCCTCGACGACATCGGGGGGCCGAACAGCCACACGAACTACCCGTGGGGGTGGGCCCAGGCGGGCAACGTCCCGTTCAAGTGGTACAAGCAGAACACCCACGAGGGGGGTGTCCACGTCCCGCTGATCGTGCACTGGCCGGGAGGCATCGACGAGCCGGGCGTGCTCCGCGACCAGCTCCACCACGTCAACGACGTGGTGCCGACGATCTACGAGATCCTCGGTGTCACCCCACCCGAGACCTACCGCGGGCGCACCCAGATGCCGGTGACCGGCACGTCGTTCCACTACACCTTCGCCGACGGCGAGGCTCCGACGCACAAGGCGGTGCAGCACTTCGAGTCCATCGGCCACCGGGCCATCCACGCCGACGGTTGGAAGGCCGTGACCCTCCACACCGCTGGGGTCC
This DNA window, taken from Acidimicrobiales bacterium, encodes the following:
- a CDS encoding arylsulfatase, yielding MTDQREPFEGEIGVTHEDSTPWWPTPPHPGEDAPDVIVVLLDDLGFGQLGCYGSTIETPNIDRLAAGGLKYTNFHVTPVCSPTRAALLTGRNNHEVGMRFVSNFSTGYPNMRGHISHHAATVAEVLRDEGYTTFCVGKWHLCQMEDASPAGPYDQWPCQRGFDRFYGFLEGETDHFHPDLVYDNHAVDPPSTAEEGYHLSEDLVDRAIGFVHDSVSVRPDRPYFLYLSFGATHAPHQAPPEYLEKYRGRFDEGWDVLRERWFERQQEMGLLPEGTQLAPRNPGVEPWDELPGNHRLLAARLQEAFAAFLDHTDAQIGRLLDDLEALGRLDDTLIILLSDNGASQEGGPFGVMHEMKFFNFILETPDEAIARLDDIGGPNSHTNYPWGWAQAGNVPFKWYKQNTHEGGVHVPLIVHWPGGIDEPGVLRDQLHHVNDVVPTIYEILGVTPPETYRGRTQMPVTGTSFHYTFADGEAPTHKAVQHFESIGHRAIHADGWKAVTLHTAGVPYEDDVWELYHIEVDRSECVDLAAEHPEKLAELVERWWEEAERHGVLPLDDRTIGLFGARFRDRSPHPADRHYTYHPPMTPLPGQASAALGGRSWVLEATVDRPEGAGGVLYATGTASSGLSVFVQGDRLVFDYNCFGDHHVVESAGPVPVGDSVLGIRFTRQGEGGTATLVVDGVDVGSTAIPFVMRMMSSTGPSVGFDHGSAVSPRYESPFPFEGRLHRVDIQLLSASAAAEAEEEATQARATMAQQ